In Plectropomus leopardus isolate mb unplaced genomic scaffold, YSFRI_Pleo_2.0 unplaced_scaffold11177, whole genome shotgun sequence, the sequence GCTGCATGTTTAGCCAGGTAATTACCTGTTAAGCCTCTGCGATTGAAAGAGGTTAAGTAGAGAAGGAAAAACAGTACAGAAAGGATAGTGCGCAGCCATTCACAACACAAGTAAAGCACGACTCAAGGAGGACGAGAAGGACTGTGCTGCTCGacttcttgcttttttttttatctgttctgaccatttagaagaaaaaattaAGGTAAGCAAACTGAGTGAAATAACTGGACTTCTTTAACATGTCTAAACATGCATGTTTACACTGTAATCAATATAttcaaaagaagaaaggaaaaaatgataGTGTCCCCTGTATATCCACAGCATGTCCACCGCAGAAGAGAGGACAGCCTCTACATCTTCTGCCAACTCAGCCACAGCAGGAAGGTAAGTTTAGATGTCTGATTCTTGCTGTGTATGTGCACTTTATGTGGAGATGCAGCCATCTTTTGCACAGCACCACCACTAATTATGCCAATGCAAGTTCTGCTGATATATATTGAGTGAGTTGTTGAGAAAAGTATTCCCTGAATAATCAaagtgtccttaaatcttaaTTGACATGCAAGCATAtgaatttgcagtttttgctgtttaatagttgtgttttcttttgtttttttattgtagcaAAGATGGTTCCACATCAAGTTCAGTCTCTGAAACACCTAAGAAAACAAAGAAGtccaagaaaaacacagagagcatGATCAAAGTTTACAACTCTGTGCTCGACAGTGTTTTTGGGGCGGTAAGTCGCATACATCTTGCGATTTAAATTCTCTAAATTTGAATGGATGCATTATTATGGCTCGAGTTTAAGTTATAGCATTTTACTTCCAACTGCAATATCCCCTCAGTCCTGCAATATTTAGACACTATTATTTgataaaatttgtgttttcccTAATTTTCCTCACAGGCAATCTATAGCGTGTTGATATTTTAATAAGGGGCTGCACAGACATCCAATTTCTGTGATTTAGATCTGAATACAGTGGATGCTCGTCAACAGTTAAAGGAACTGTATGTCAGACATTAAAACATCAGAGTCAGAAGTGAGCTTTAAGTCGAGCAGTGTGCTTACAGTTTGTGTCTGATCTTTCTGGAGCTGCTATCACTAAGCCGGGTGTGTCTGCAGTATTAATGGGTCGTTAGTTGAGGCTTACTGCCACACCTTATTAGGGTTATCCAAATGATGAGTGCTGGCAAACACTTGATCGATTCAGCTTGAAACTATTTACTTTTTCCACTGTATCTATCTATCGCATAAGACAATGGAAATTGATATATATACACTGTCATATAGAcacattttatccttttttaaattacatattgttattttaacatgCACAATATGCATGCTTAGAATTACTATGTACTTACAAATATTTGGATTAAACGCAATCAATGTATTTAATTCAAGGCTGGTGTTGGGATACTTTGGTAGCATTTATTATTGCAAACTGTACATCTAGCATCCTAGTTCTGGAAatatatttcaacatttcaacattttttttttttttttttttttttaccgtttcTGC encodes:
- the LOC121963409 gene encoding calcium-binding protein 4-like — protein: MSTAEERTASTSSANSATAGSKDGSTSSSVSETPKKTKKSKKNTESMIKVYNSVLDSVFGAERELAQAELDELQEAFKEFDYDQDGYLNYKDVAECMRTMGYMPTEMELLEIVQQIKMR